The Mycosarcoma maydis chromosome 12, whole genome shotgun sequence nucleotide sequence AATCCTGCCGATTTTTACATTACCATTGCGGAGAACTACGAAAAGACCAATGCAGCTGAACGACGGGTGCGCGGACTGCTGTCGTCATGGCGCGAAAAGGGGCAAGAGTTTCTAAGTGCTCAAGCCACCAAAGATCTCAGCTtgaccaccagcagcgatcCTGTTGGCGCCGAGCAGAAAGCTGGCTCGATGGAGCGAAAAGCGTCGCGTATCGTACCGAAATCCAGCGATGCCTCTGAACTCGCTGGTTCATGGCCCAACTCGTGGCTGCACGAACTTTGGGTGCTATCGCATCGGTGCGCTATGCTCATCTTCAAGGATCCCACCATCGTATTTGCTTCGTTTGGACAAAACATTgtgctgctcatcatcatcggctTTGCCTTTTTTCGTCTGGATTACGACCAAGGCGGTGCGCTCGCAAGGATCGGAGTTCTGTTCATTGTTCCCGTTAACGCTTCGTTTGCTGTACTCTTCCCCATTCTCGCCATCTTTCCTCTGCAACGCAACATTATGCTGCGCGAGCGATCGGCTGGAACTTATCGCATTTCGTCGTTCTATCTCTCCAAGATCATCACCGAGGTCCCCAACCAGATGCTTCAACGTCTTCTGTTTTACATTTGCGTCTACTGGATGTTGGGCTTTCGTCAATCAGCGGGCGCATTCTTTATCTGGCTTGGCATCAACCTGCTACAGGTGGCAACGGCGATCGGGTTGGGACTCGTCATCGGATGCGGTTCATcttcgatcgagttggcaAACGTTTTTGCACCCGTGATCAATGTCGTCTTTTTGCTGTTCGGTGGTAACCTGTTACCGCTCTCGTCGATTCCACCTTGGTTCATCTGGCTTCACTGGTTGTCTCCAATCACGTACACCTACTCGGCGTTGGCACAGAACGAGTTCGAGATGCTGACATTCAGTTGCAGTGCCGATTCGCAGCAGTGTTATAGCTCGGGTCAGGACGTATTGAACCAGTACGACTTGCAGAGGTTCACCATCGCCGAAAACGCTGGCTTCCTGGCGGCAATCACTGTCGTCTTTTTGGCGATTGGGTATGTTTTGCTTAGGTGGTTGGGTCGACCGAGCTTCCGCTATGTACAGCCGAAAATGTCGCTCTCGAAACAGCTTTGAAGCCTCGATTCTGCCGTTAGATATTTAGTCTCtctaatcacgaatcacacgAATGtcaaatcacaaatggCCGAGGTCCTTATCACGAACGCTGCAATATTTATGACGATGCATCTGGAGCCTGAAGAGCGTGTCGTTGTGTtggaagccaagcagcCGTGTGGTTGAGACTCGAGAGACTTTTGGGTGTGAGCTAAAGATTTGCACCTCGAGAGCGTGGAGCACCGAGTGTCGCCGCTAAAGCTTGAGCTGTGTGGTGACAAACGGCAATTTCTTGCCAAAGTAAGAACCATCCGTGATATGTGCGGATGGGTTGTCAGGGTCCAAAACATATCGCCGCCGATAATTGCGCTTGGTCCAGCTGTCTTGCTGGCGCTAAGTATGGTAACAAGACGTACGTGCTAGCGTGCAGCACGAGCGGTGAGCTTCACGTTTTCACGTTTGTCATCCCAGGCGCGACTAGCTGTGTAACgaaagcaagccaagccgaaCAATCacaacaatcacgatccGGAAAGACCATAGCAACATACGATCGGGTTTCTGCGTTGCTAACAAGCCGCGGAATATAAGAGGCTTGCTCTAGCGACAACTCTGTCGTCAACCCACCCAACGTCACACAAGCGGGTAGCTACAATGACAACCAAAGGCGGGAGCGCGATCAAGGACGATAGCAGCAGTCCGCGACGCAACCGTGCCGATCTACTGCAACCCGAGTTCGCACCGCATCCACCTGTTGAGCCTCTCGGCCACGATCTGTTGCACGGCCCTGCGCTGCAAGACCACATTGTCGTGATTCTGGGTGTCGGACCGGGACTGGGAATCTCGATCGCCCAAGTGTTTGCGCAACGCGGCTACATCACAGCTATCCTATcgcgcagcaagcagcggCTCGAAAACTGGGCTGATTCACTCCACGAAACTGCGCTTGCCTTTCGTAAGGCCAACAAGATCCCTGTACGAGCAGAAAGGCTTTCCGCAGCGTTCGCATGCGATGCACTAGACAACGATAGtatcaccaccaccatccagCAAGTATGCGACTATTGGCCCGATAAGAATCTCGGAACAGCTTGCTACAATGCCTCGATCCGAAAGCGCGGACCGTTCTTAGAACAGAGATTGGATCAAGTCAAGGATGGTGTTCAAGGCTCGATCCTCGCCGGTTTCACTTTCGCACAGGCTACGTTGAGAAAGTTCGAGCAACACGGACACGGTGCAAACTTGATCGTGACTGGCGCTACGTCGTCGACCAGAGGTAGAGAAGGGTTTGCTGGATTCGCAGCTAGTAGTGAGTGGACCCATTGCTCAGGGCATGTAGTTGCTCTGGCCCCTAGTCAAGATGCTGACCCGCTTGCGAGCCTCTTGTTCGCCGGTCTAACTTTGCAGAATCCGGCCTCCGAGCGCTCTGCCAGGTACGTTTCCGTTTCTCTATCCTCCTCACCAATCACCATCGATCCACGCCACATAGCTAGTCGGTCTTGTAGAACTGCGCCTCTGACCTCCGCATTTTCGGCTTGTTCCGCAGTCGGTGGCTCGCGAATATGGTCCCAAGAACATCCACGTGAGCCACGTCATTGTCGACGGCCTCATCGAGTCCGATACCGCGCTCGAATACCTCGGCATGCCCAAAGGAAGCCGTTTCCGCGATGGCTCTGTAAGTGCAGCCACATCCATTCACCACTGCGATCAAGACTCCCACAACTGATCGCTTACCTCTCGACCCCTACTCTCTTTTTTCATATCCACACAGGCCTTGTTGCCACCTCAGATGGCAAAGACCTGGCTGTTtctcgctcaacagcatccGTCCGCATGGACTTTCGAGATGGACCTGCGTCCTGCTCGTGAGCATTGGTAGTGCGATCAAGAGTGCATGTGATCACGGAGCTGCTCAATGTAGACCGCGGTAAAAATCTCGCAAACACGTCAATGCGATGCACGAACACAGACCGAATAAAATGCCTCTTCGAGATCATCATGAAAGAAAGAAAGTGTTGAAAACGCTTTAATTTTTTTGGGGCATGTTCTGTGCCGAGGTCGCATAGACAAGCAACGACGGTAGGACAATTTGAGGAATTTGAGATTTGTAGGTTTTGTTTGCCGATTGTTTGGGGGTCGATGAAGCTTGAGCCGAATTGGAACGtccaacgccaacgagTAGACCAGCCTCAGTGAGGACATCGCTGAAGACTAGCCATTGCAGATACCGAACGCGAGAAAACCAAGTCGTTGAGTTGCTCCAGCTTTCATTAACCAGGTGTAAACGGATCACGCTTGTTGAGGAGGTGAGCCGTTTACTTGGATCGGGCGCGCATCTTTCTGCGCTTACGACGAAGTCTGCGCATacgcttcttcctccactTGGCTCGCATGTTGACAAAGCTGTAGATGAATGATCAGGTGCAATAAGGATGCAGACAGTGTAAGCGATTGGTTCTGGTATTAGAGCTGCGAGAGAATGCTGTACTCGTGCGCTGCTGAAGATCCTTGGCGTTCAAAGATGAATCGACTAGCTGCCAGAGCTGGGGCTGATGATGGTAATGATGACCAAAAAGCTACAAAACTGGTGCCAATGCCGGGTCGCTCAACAGTGAATGCCAACATTGCTatgctgatgctgttgcgtTGAAGTGATCTCCAGCAGATGTCAGTGCAATGTCAATGTTTCGAAGTACCTACCTGACTTGATCAAATGAGAGCTACTTGGTGGGAGAGAAGAGAGGAACAGCAGGTGTTCAGACGAGCTTTGTAGCGCTCACTCCATCTCTCGCTCCACAcccagctcaagctgacTCTCTGTCAATTTCGTCACTCGGCTTGGCCACCAATTATTCACTGCGGTCATAGCCAATTTAGATAATTACGAATATGCGCTTTGGTCGTCAGACTGCGAGACCAGCTgacctcttcctcttgcATGGAATTACCCTCTGGCAAAATGCCCGATCACTGTCGAGAGCGAAAAATATGATCATGTGATTCAACGTCGACCCCGGCCGAGGCTTGCCACCAATTCGAAGTTGTTAAATAAAGATATGATTTGTATAGCTTATACGGCCTAACAAAGCATCGTAGCGAGAGTTTAGATCGGGCCAGAGCTTGCTCTGAACAGCTCAAGCATTCGCGTTGCTAATTGTACGACACAAGACAGAAAGCATTTGCGTGCAACGGCCGAAAGTGAGTTACAGCAAGGTTCTGAATGACGTTCGAGTCTAGTCGGCAGGTGGCAGGGACATGTGGCTAGCCTCGGATAGGCTTGTCTCATCAACAGAAACTCCGATGAGGCCGAAGCTCGCAGCTATTACCAGATCGAGCGCTTGTAGCAGTGATGCCTGACAAGCAAGGCGACTCGTACTTCGCCAGCAACTTTATCTCATCCCGCTTTCGAAGCTGCGAAGGCACGTTCGAACCTCTGCATGTCTGTTattcgagatggacgagccACCACGTCTCATCTTGTGGAGCCGCAGATTTCTGCGGTGTTCTCTTGCGTGCGTTCTAGCAGACCTGGTTCTGGCCCGGAGAATCGTGTGGATATGCATGCATCCACAGCATACGATCGCTTAGGGTAATGCGTTGTCTGAGAAGTAGTAAAGTACAATGTCGGAACGAAAAGACAGGGAAAGAGAGACCGAGACTCGGAGGTCATGGAGATGTTCgaagcggcagcatcgcGGCACAATGTTGTACAACGCACATGCGTAGCAAGAGCCAGAACGAGTTGAGTTTGCAGGTATAGATGGGTTCGAATGGAGGCTAACTCCAGCGTCATGGCATGCACAGGCAATGCGATCAGTGACGAGCTGTTTTGACCGAGAGAAATGCATTACTcgctgacgatgagctCACTGACCGTCCAGTCCTCGTAACTACCATCTGGAAGATATCTTCTGACGACAAGAGGGATCTTTTTGGCGGCAAGCTCCTTCATGGCAATCTCCAATGGGTCCGTCTCGCCTTCGGTAGGCACAAGTACGGGTGCGTTCATGCTGAAATGCCATCAAACATAGGAACAAGGATCGTCAGCTTGGTGGCTGAAAACACTGATGGTGATTCACCTAAACTGGCTAGCACACCAGCCCATTCTGGTAAAGGGTGGGGTTGAGACGCGGCACGGTGAAACTTACGAAATCTGAAGAGCACGCGTACCAAGAATCCTGGCTCGCTCGTACTTGGTCATGTAGGGTGTCGTGATACGTTCGGCATTGGCTTGACCAGCcatcgaggtggaaggATCGCCACCTGCAGAAGAGTGGACGATACCATTGGCAGCGCCATCCGCGCCATCGTCAAATTGTTCCTCTCCGAgatcatcgccatcgtAGACTggctcctcgtcgtcataAAAGCTGCGGTAGAACAAGAATCAAGAAGCATCAAAGCATGTATTATGTCAGATTGCCGACTTGTGTGCACTCATTAAGCCGATGTTGAGACAAGGGAGAACCTGAAGCAACTTACGTCTCCTCTCCACCGTCCTCGCGATCTGACATGATGTACAATAGAAGCCAAGTATTCGATAGCGGATCCGTCTGTAATACTTCTGACTTGCTGAGTCCGAATCGATTCGCGTACAAACTGAGCTATggcgcttcgagcttgcgtCTCTAGATCTGAGGGTAGCGACAGGGATATGTTTGTAGCCTGCCGGAGCAATCGTATCGAGATTGTTGGACAGCGGCGAAGGTGCAAGCTGgttcgacgacgaagaagaacCAAAAAAGAAGAGCGCCGAGAGCCGAAATTGTGACGTGTGGAGAAAACGCGTCGTGGATCTGATCGAGTGGCCAAATGCGAATCGGGAGATGTAATTTGAAGCAACCCTTATGATCGATCTGCAAACATCCGTgtgttcacgattgcagaACGAAATGATCTGACATTCAGTCTCTAATCGCAAATCATCACGCAGCACGTACTGtatgactcacgacttgcgGTTGCTACTTGTGACTGACGGCGAGTCGAGTGATGTTCTCTCTCAAaatcgcaaatcgtgaatcgttcAAGACCCGATGGatgcactcgtgactttgcGTGCTGGCATTCCCGATTCACAATTATTCACAATAGTTAACTTAATTATTAAATCTTGATTCGGAGCTGCGAGTAGTGACTTCTACTCGCGTGCGACTGAGAAAGGAACACGGAAGGGTCTGTGACGTGTGACGGGTGAGAGCATGCAAGGACCGACCCAAGCACACACTTCCGAGCATCCAAGCGTTCAAGCATTATTCAATCAAGCATGCTGTTGGTCTTGtgcacgactcgtgacttctGATGCAGACCTGTGTGACAGACAGCACAGCTGCAGGGTTGGCACAGATCGTCACCGTTCGCTGTTCACTGCCGATAGTCATGTTCTCGTTCAGTCattctctctctctctctccctccCTCTCTCCCATCAGGATAGGCCTGGTCTGTGACAGGATAAAGGAACGCCTACATCTCGATGCCTAGCTACTCAGTCATCTCTCCTTGACCTTCATCACGCCGGCCTCATCTTCCCTTCATCTCCATCGTCAAGGCTCGACCCGTCTCCTTTATCCGCGCGCGCGTCCACCAGAAACAAGCCCCTGACACTGCAGCCCTGTGCGCCAAACACAGCTGCAAGTCATGAGCCACTACCATCGCCAGGGCGGCCCTGGTCAGCCCCACGATTCCTACGAAGACCAACAACAACCGTATTACACCGACCAAGCTCATTCCGGATACGATCATCATTCATaccatcagcagcagctctaTCATGCTGCTTACGACGCCGCACAGCCCGAGTATCAGGCCGCTCCTGTCAAGCCACAGAGGTGAGTCCTGTTTCTACCCGTAGCACACGCTCTGCATATCATCGTTGCTTTTCTCACTGCGAATCCCAAGTTTGATTCATCCGTCTAACCCACCTTTGCTTCATCTCACTCCGCACAACAGGCAACCATCCAGAATCAGATCCAATTCGTCAGGTAGTCGCTCTGTATCCCACACTCCTGCCGCTTACACCAACCAAGGCATACCTCCCGTTCCCTCAAACCtctctgcagctcgacaacgCTCCgatccaagccaagcgcttcctccatcttcctcttcctACGCTCAGGACGCCTTTTCGCGGCCTTCTTATTCTTCCCATCGGAACGCACCAAACGCACCAAATAGCAATCATCCAAGTCGTTGGGATCCCAACGCCTCCTACGACACAGCTCCCACCGCGCCGCTCTACGATCCTGCCCCACTTCCTGGTTCCGgtcagctcgacgccgatccCTCTCAACACAGCATCGATCTAGGCGTGCGCGAGCCCTTGTATGACGACCAAGtcatgcagcagcattaCCCTTACGGCGGTGCAGCCGCATTCCAGCGTTCCGACAGCTACCAGTCCGGCAGGCCCGGCGCAGGTGGCTACCACTCTATAGATGACGAAAAGAGCATTCACTCGAAGCACAGCAACCAACCACCTGGTGCTTGGAACGCTGGCGCTCCCTCCATGCCCTACAACAACATGCCTACTTCTCACTCCACGATTCAGATGGCTCAGCCAGCCTACCCACCCAGCCCCTACGGCGAGTATGAGATGCACGCCACAGGCATGCCCGAGCCAAACATGTCCATCGCAGGGCTTGGCGCGCCTGGTGcgctcatcgctgccgCACCCATGCCCGGTATGCAACATCACGACTCGACCTATTCTCGCGAGAATCGCGAACGCATCATGCGCAAGCGCACCGTCAAGCGCATCCCTCTCCAAGACGGcaacctcgtcctcgacaTTCCCGTCGCCAGCAGTATCAGCAAatccaccaccaacaaTCCCGAGTTCCGCGAGATGCGCTATCAGGCCTGCACCTCGGACCCGGATCGCTTCATCGAGGAGAAGTACACGCTTCGTCCCTGGCTGTACGGCAGGGAGACTGAGATGGCCATCGTGCTCACCTGCTAcaacgaagacgacgtGCTATTCGCCAGAACCATGGGCGGTGTCATCAAGAACATTGCCCACCTCTGCAGCCGCACACGCTCCAAGACGTGGGGTCCCGACGCATGGAAAAAAGTGGTCGTCATCATTGTAGCTGACGGACGCAAAAAGGCCAACGAGCGCAtgctcaaggcgctcggCTTGATGGGCTGCTACAACGAAGGTGTCATGAAGGATCACGTCCTGAAAAAACCCGTCGAGGCTCACATCTTTGAGTACACCACTCGCGTCCAAATCACCGAGAAGGGGGAGGTCAAAGTAACGCCTTGTCCAATCCAGGTCGTCTTCTGCCTCAAGGAACaaaacaagaagaagctcaacAGTCATCGATGGTATTTCAACGCCTTTTGCCAGATGCTCAAACCCAACGTCTGCATCCTCCTGGACGTAGGCACCAAACCGACGGGCACGAGCATATACGAATTGTGGAAGTCGTTCGACAAACATCACCGTGTTGGCGGTGCCTGTGGCGAGATCTGTGTCGACACGGGACGTGGCTGCACCGCGCTCTTCAATCCGCTCGTCGCCTCACAAAACTTCGAGTACAAGATGTCCAACATCCTCGACAAACCCACCGAGTCGGTCTTTGGCTTTATCTCGGTGCTTCCCGGTGCGTTCTCGGCCTATCGATACAAGGCACTCCTTGGCCGGCCTCTGGAGATGTACTTCAAGGGCGAGAAGCTGCACTCGGGCGAAGGGAGCAACTCGATCTTTGAGGGTAACATGTACCTTGCTGAAGATCGTATTCTTTGCTTTGAGCTCGTCACCAAAGAGCGCGAAGGATGGCTTCTACGATATGTCAAGTCGGCCAAAGCTTACACCGACGTTCCCGACAGGGTGCCCGAATTCATTtctcagcgtcgacgctggcTCAACGGTTCGCTCTTTGCCTCGTACTATGCAGTGTGGCACTGGTACCGCATCTTTACATCTGGCCAGCCCTTCCTTCGCAAGCTCTGGCTGCTCTTCCAGGTCATTTACAATCTCGTCCTGCTTGTGTTCAGTTGGTTCGGCATCGCCAACTTCTTCCTTGCCTTTTACTTCTTGCTCAGCGCATCGACCAGTACCGAAGGTAGCGATCCATTCGGCGGCCAGGGCGCTGCTATTGTCGAGATTTTTCAAAACATTTTCATTGCTATGGTCATCGTCGTGCTCGTTTGTTCGCTGGGCAACCGGCCTCAAGGTTCCAACTTTGCATATACGtccgccatcatcatctttgcgCTCATCATGGGACTCGCTTTGTATGCAGCTGGCTACACCATCTATTTGGCGTTGGATGCAGCTGGACTCACACATACCAACGGGTGGCGCGTCGACAATCTCGAGACACTGTTCAAGACCTCGGGATTCCGAGATATCGTCATTTCGCTCGCGGCGACCTACGTCATGTGGTTGCTATGCTCCTTGTTGCACCTCGAGCCTTGGCACATGCTAACATCTTTCGTACAATATCTCTTCTTGACCCCGACCTACGTTATCATCTTATCCATGTATTCCATGTGCAACACCAACGATCTCTCTTGGGGCACCAAACAGTCGAACGGTCCGGCGACCGACTTGGGCGGTGCTACGGGCTGCAACTCGAAGCAGGACGGCAAGGGCGAAATGGTCGATGTCAAAATCCCCACTTCAGCTGCCGACGCCGAAGAGCTGTGGACGCACTACCGACAGACGCTCTCACAGCCCACTGTCGAGGTTAAGCAGAAGCGCGACAAGGCAACGCGACAGGAAGATCACGCCAAGAACTTCCGTACCAACCTGGTGCTCATCTGGATGTGCACCAACGCCTTGGTCGTCATTATCTTCACCAGCACGTGGTGGAACAAGTACGTGCGTAATCACATTTACGCAGGGGCAGTTCGCAGGGGCGAGCCTGTGATCAATCCGTATCAGTCGGCGATCTTCTGGTCGACCGCTGGACTGTCAGCTGTACGCTTTGTTGGCAGCATCACTTTCTTATTATTGCGCCTCTTCGGACACTGAGTGGGCCCGACCTGGTTTGCCCAATCGCCCTTCGATCATTCTAGTAATATTATCAGACTTGTCTTCCTTCAACTGGCGTGCTTCTCATTATACCGTGTAAAATAAAATATCGCTCATTCATCGttacattcacgattgcttaTGTCGATCGACCGTGTCGCCGGAAAGGGCTGTGCCTTCCTTCACCTACAGTATGTCTTCTTCAGATGACCAACTGAGAGTCGCAGTCATCCAGACATGGGCAGCACTCtgcaaaaaaaaaaactcCCCGGtattaatcacgaatcacgaatgtttGACCAGAAAAAAATCCCCTTGTAAAATCAAAACGGAAAATGGAAAAGAAATCCGTATAAAGTCCAGCTCGCTGACCTAACGTTATGCCTGGTTGGGGCTGACTGAAGTTCAGAAGATGTTTGTCCGACATCCGAGTTTATACTTTTTTTTCCTTGGGACCAGCGAAACGAGAATTTTTGAAAACACGCGAAGCAGACACGCAGTCTTGTATTGGCAACGCTGAACGCTGTGCACCCTTTCCTCCTTGACTCTCGATTGCGACAGGCCACCCCGGACCACCTACACCCACGTTCGTGCTCTCTAACAGCATCTCACAGCATCTCACTGCCTCTAGAAATCATAGTTTGTAGAGCAGACCGTGATTGTTTGCCGAAATCTTGGCATTACacaggacgaggacgaggcagcCATACAGACCCAACGAGGTGGATTCGATCTCTTCTTTAGTTCCTTTCGAACCACCTTCTAGGTGCTTCCCAGTTGCCAACAGACATTGCTATCATGCCACGATCtgcggcatcgacgcccGTGAAAAAGGCGATGCAGGCGCCATCAACACCCTCACTACTCGCACAAGCCCCGTTGCTTGCACCTGCTCAGTCTACGACAACTCGATTCGCGGCAGATGCGTCAGAGGTACCagcaccatcaccatcactgAACAACGATCCATCCTCGAGCCACGCCgcagcatctgcatctgctgctcctAGCAAGAGCCGCCATCGCAAAAACAAGAAGAGCATCACCGGAATCAAGGATCACTCCTCCGAATTCTCACCCTTCCAAACCATCAGCGAGGGTCGAGTCTCGCGTCTCCCGGTCGTCTTCACTCACGATGCCGACTACTTTTTCGTCGTATCCAAGACATCGGTCCGCATCTACTCACGTACTACTGGCCAGGTCGTCTCGACCCTCTCTAGCGGACCTAGTTCTCATCTCGCTCCCATCACCGCCATTATGATCAATCCAGCCAAccctctgcagctgctcactGCCTCTCTCGACGGGCGTGTCAAGGTCTGGGACTTTTTGGACGGAGTTTTGCTCTCGTCTTTCGACCTTCAGCTGCCCATCTCTGGTATGACTGCTCACGCATCAAACCCGAGCACAGTCTTTGTGATTCTCAAAAAGTTCCGCCACCGCGACGCAGAGACCGCTCCCAAGAACCTGTCCGAGATTTTGACTGCTCTCGACAGCGGTGCGCCTTTCAACAGCATCATTGGTCACTTTAATCTTGACCTCAACAGACACGCTCACAATCTTGCATCCATGCCCAAGTTCTCTCGCGGCGCCTCGCTGCGTCCCGAATTAGTGCGAATCGCAAAGACACGAGAAGCCGTCTCGATCGGCGTCTCTCCCAACGGCGAGTGGCTCGTGGTAGTCGGCAACGACAAGGTCCAAGTGGCAAGGACCAACGATCTCGCTTCCGGCTTTACACGATTCATATCCTCTCACCCTGGATCGCACCATCACCACAAAGAGTCTCTGACCTGCATGGCTTTCCACCCCACTGACCCGACAAGACTCGTTACCGGTGACTCGAACGGCCGTATCCGCGTCTGGTATTGCCTGCAGAACAGCTTTATGGCACCCTCCAAGGCTGAAGCAGACGATGGTATGGAAAGGCATGCTCCTTCGAGCGTGTTTCACTGGCACGCGCATGCTGTCTCTTCGTTGTGCTTCTCTCCCAATGGCGCGCATCTGTTGTCAGGAGGTGAGGAAGGTGTGTTGGTTGTTTGGCATCTCGGTGCCTCTGGCAATGCAGCCTCCAAGGAGTTTGTGCCGCGCCTCGGTGCTCCGATCGCGGCTCTCGCAGTGGCCGGCGGCCTAGACGGCAGGGAGCAGGAATATGCAGTCTCGCTCGCAGACGGGAGCATCACTTTTGTCTCTTCCATGTCGCTCAAACCCACTCGAACCTTCACGCGCATCAAAATCGATGCTTCGCGCCACCTGCCTGGCGCGTTCATCCCTGCCGACACGCCGGTTCCGCTCTCAGTACACCCTGCTAGCGGCAACCTTGTTCTCCTGGCCGGCCATCCGTCGTCGTTGCAATTTTACGACCCAATCAAGGATGTCAACACTATGGAGCTCGAGGTGGCACCTAGCAATCGTGTCTCTCgcgctgatgacgagcagatcgagccaaCACGTGTCGAGCGCGTTCTCTTTTCTCCTTTTACCTCTTCGAAAATCGCCGAAGCAGGCGAGTGGATGGTCACTTTCGATAGTCGCAATCTGTCCGATGTGCAAGGCGAAGTTGAGGTCGTTTCTGAGTCGAGTCTCAAGTTTTGGCGATGGAACCCAGTCAACCGACGCTacacgctcaacacgcGTATCGATCGACCTCACAACGGAAAGAGACTGACCTCGATGGTTTTTTCGCCCAgctcggcgctgctcgtcaccaTTGCTTCGGACGCCAAGGTGCGTACCTGGCACGTGGCTTCACGCAAGCTCAAGTCCGGCAAGGCCGAGAGCTACTGGACTTGCCGCTCTGTATTTGGCTATCGCGACCAGACTCCCACTGCAGCTGCCTTTTCTGCCGACGGATCAATTCTTGCTATTGGCCAGGCCGGACGCGTGACGCTGTGGAACCCGGAGAGCAACCTTTTGTCGATGGTGATCTCGGCACCCGAGCTGGCTGAGGGTGTGCAGAACCTGGCCTTTTCGGGCCGATATCTGGCTCTCGCAACTCGCACTACGGTGCTGGTGTGGGATCTGATCATGTCCCGACAGGTTTCTCGCAAAAACATCCAAGATGGGCTGCACGCTAagctgctgttggcggCTACTGGCTGGAATCATGCAGGCGAGCAGGAGGATCGCCCTGTCTTTACTCTGGTATCCTCGAGCGACACAGATGACAGAGCAGAGCACGGCTCTGTGCGTGTCGCGCAACAAGTGAAGACGGTCGTTGAGCCCGTCTCGCTTGTGTCGGACACCGAGATCGGATCGACTTCGATCCTGACAGGCGCAACACCTGTCAGCAAGGCAGGTTCGTCCGCTAGCAGGGCTGTTTTCCGGACTGCGGTGTGTTTCGTCGCGCCCATCCCTCTGCCTGCTAGGCCTCACGCTGTAGCCCAAGAGTTTGTGGCCATCACTGAGGACATGGATCTCGTCACGTTTTGCACATCACCCTCTGCGTCCGACTCGGCCACTGGCGGTACCACAGCTGAGAGTATTCGCGGTCTCTCGAACGT carries:
- a CDS encoding uncharacterized protein (related to NAN1 - U3 snoRNP protein); translated protein: MPRSAASTPVKKAMQAPSTPSLLAQAPLLAPAQSTTTRFAADASEVPAPSPSLNNDPSSSHAAASASAAPSKSRHRKNKKSITGIKDHSSEFSPFQTISEGRVSRLPVVFTHDADYFFVVSKTSVRIYSRTTGQVVSTLSSGPSSHLAPITAIMINPANPLQLLTASLDGRVKVWDFLDGVLLSSFDLQLPISGMTAHASNPSTVFVILKKFRHRDAETAPKNLSEILTALDSGAPFNSIIGHFNLDLNRHAHNLASMPKFSRGASLRPELVRIAKTREAVSIGVSPNGEWLVVVGNDKVQVARTNDLASGFTRFISSHPGSHHHHKESLTCMAFHPTDPTRLVTGDSNGRIRVWYCLQNSFMAPSKAEADDGMERHAPSSVFHWHAHAVSSLCFSPNGAHLLSGGEEGVLVVWHLGASGNAASKEFVPRLGAPIAALAVAGGLDGREQEYAVSLADGSITFVSSMSLKPTRTFTRIKIDASRHLPGAFIPADTPVPLSVHPASGNLVLLAGHPSSLQFYDPIKDVNTMELEVAPSNRVSRADDEQIEPTRVERVLFSPFTSSKIAEAGEWMVTFDSRNLSDVQGEVEVVSESSLKFWRWNPVNRRYTLNTRIDRPHNGKRLTSMVFSPSSALLVTIASDAKVRTWHVASRKLKSGKAESYWTCRSVFGYRDQTPTAAAFSADGSILAIGQAGRVTLWNPESNLLSMVISAPELAEGVQNLAFSGRYLALATRTTVLVWDLIMSRQVSRKNIQDGLHAKLLLAATGWNHAGEQEDRPVFTLVSSSDTDDRAEHGSVRVAQQVKTVVEPVSLVSDTEIGSTSILTGATPVSKAGSSASRAVFRTAVCFVAPIPLPARPHAVAQEFVAITEDMDLVTFCTSPSASDSATGGTTAESIRGLSNVKKTLFHDLFGPSAFYDARADAPADDDEQTLSISADVDGGAGSGVASLFSTAPHLLPPATLLFDAFLSKMLPAANTTPAVDSATALDSNSHVFVTDHKNDDAQLDTAMLQERSVQDILLADTHELVELFKTQIVVEDGVSKSPAKVNGTNTPAASTPVKKAQVNGFASTTPVSINKTTPADPADAATPLRKRKM